The proteins below come from a single Argentina anserina chromosome 1, drPotAnse1.1, whole genome shotgun sequence genomic window:
- the LOC126796143 gene encoding uncharacterized protein LOC126796143: MSVVPGTLAIYQLSEFGVVWQLCSSVETAAAQMIPPSDDALMIRFMFYKETMHSLATLPDGEVLEVWMIPGSPTKAITVRPSEFHHHNAETIAQTPSGHLMMDFVQAHIPPRLLAKIVPKIIHLVQSSIGSDTKGFVDVRLCDTIAVKHHLKDDEAIRDSMRGYFKATRCGTCAICLDDYEIEYDDGVRLPCLHCFHGPCISKWLVVKPSCPICSHPLLSPDILLPWFNPPVQDGIFVLHSSI, from the coding sequence ATGTCTGTGGTACCGGGAACCCTCGCAATTTACCAACTCTCCGAATTTGGTGTGGTATGGCAGCTATGCAGCTCTGTTGAGACTGCAGCAGCCCAGATGATTCCACCTAGTGATGATGCGCTTATGATCCGATTTATGTTCTATAAGGAAACCATGCACAGTTTGGCAACATTGCCGGATGGAGAAGTTTTAGAGGTTTGGATGATCCCCGGATCCCCAACTAAAGCCATAACGGTCCGTCCCTCTGAGTTCCATCACCACAATGCTGAAACTATTGCACAAACTCCTTCCGGGCATCTGATGATGGATTTTGTCCAGGCGCATATTCCTCCAAGACTTTTGGCCAAAATTGTGCCAAAAATAATTCATCTTGTTCAAAGTTCCATTGGATCAGACACCAAGGGTTTTGTTGATGTGCGACTTTGTGATACAATTGCAGTTAAGCATCATCTTAAAGATGATGAAGCGATTAGAGATTCTATGCGGGGCTATTTTAAAGCTACGAGATGTGGAACATGTGCTATTTGTTTGGACGACTACGAGATTGAATATGACGACGGTGTTCGATTACCATGCTTGCATTGCTTTCATGGACCTTGCATTTCTAAGTGGCTGGTGGTCAAACCCAGTTGCCCCATTTGCTCCCACCCTTTGCTATCACCTGATATACTATTACCGTGGTTTAATCCACCTGTGCAGGATGGAATTTTTGTGTTGCATTCGAGCATTTGA